The genomic interval ATGAAGCAAATAAAAAAATAGGTGCAAAAGGTGCAAAAGCAGTGATTTGGACGACTACGCCATGGACAATTCCTGCAAATCAGGCAATTTGTTTAAATCCTGATGAAATTTATGTTTTAACAAGTGAAAATTTTATTTTTGCAAAACATTTACTTGAAAATTTGGTGCAAAAAGGAATAAGTAAAGGAAAAATTGTAAAAGAATTTGCAAGCGGCGAACTTGAAAATTTGTATGCAAAAAATCCTTTAAATGACAGACCGTCAAAATTTATACTTGGCGAGCATGTTTTAATGGACGGCGGAACAGGTTTAGTTCATACAGCGCCAGGACATGGTGAAGACGATTATTATGTAAGCTTAAAATACGGCATTGAAACAATAATGCCTGTTGACGATGCAGGAAAATATGACGAAACAATAAAAACAAAAAAGCTTTTTAGGGATAATGTTGTTGATGAGTTTGTAGGAATGCATATTTTTAAAGCAAATGAAAAAATTGTCGAACTTTTAGGCGATGCAGTCGTAAGTGTAGGAAAATTTACACACTCTTATCCTTATTGCTGGCGAACACACAAACCTGTAATTTACAGAGCTACAAAACAATGGTTTATAGCAATGGATAAACCTTTTAAAGACGGTAAAACTTTAAGGGAAGTCGCATTAAATGCATTAAAAGAGGTTAAATTTTACCCTGAAGTCGGAAGAAACAGAATAACTTCAATGATAGAAAATCGTCCTGATTGGTGTATTTCGCGCCAAAGAGATTGGGGTGTGCCGATTGCATTTTTTAGAGATAAAGCTACAAAAGAGCCTATTTTTGATGATGAAATTTTAAATAATATATATGAAATTTTTAAAGAAAAAGGCGCTGATGCGTGGTGGGAACTTGATATTGGCGAGCTTTTGCCTAAAAACTGTAAATATGAAGCTAAAAATTTAGAAAAAGTAGTTGATATATTGGATGTTTGGTTTGACAGCGGATCTACTTGGAGAGCAGTATTAAAAAGCGGCGATTATGATGCCGGCGAATTTAGAGCCGATATGTATTTGGAAGGAAGCGATCAACACCGCGGCTGGTTTCAAAGTTCACTTTTAGTAAGTTCGGCAATAAATGAAACCGCTCCTTACAAAAGTATTTTAACACACGGTTTTACGGTTGATGAAAAAGGTCAAAAGATGAGTAAATCAGTCGGTAATGTCATAGCTCCTCAAGAAGTAGCAAAAAAATATGGCGTTGAAATTATGCGCTTATGGGTTGGGCTTAGCGATTACAGCAGCGATCTTAAAATAAGCGATAACATTTTAAAACAAGTCAGTGAACAATACCGCAAAATCAGAAATACAATAAGATTTTTACTTGCAAATGTAAGCGATTTGAAAGAGATTGAAACAAATAATTTTACAATGCTTGATAAATGGATTTTAAGCAAAGCAAATATCGCATTTGAAGAGACAAACAGAGCTTTTAGGAATTATGATTTTTCAAAAGGTTTCAGCGTTTTGTTAAATTTTTTAAGTGCCGATTTAAGCGGAATTTATCTTGATGTATGCAAAGACAGACTTTATTGTGATGAGCTTGACAGCTCACGTCGAAGAAGTGCGCAAAGTACAATGGTTTTAATAACAAGAACGCTTTTGCCGTTGATTGCTCCTACTCTTACATATACGGTTGATGAAGTTATGGAATTTGCTCCTGAAATTGTAAAAAACGGCAAAAAAGATGCATTTGATTTAGTTTATGAACCGCTTGAATTTGAAGATTTCAAAAAGAATGAAACAGGTGAACTTTTTATTGAAAGCAGGGCGAAATTTTTCGAAATTATAGATACTCTTAAAAAAGAGAAAAAGATAAAATCAACCCTTGAACTTGTTTTGGAAACAAGTTCAAATGAAATTTTATCACACGATTTGGATGAAATTTGTGATTGGTATATGGTCAGTCATATGCGAAGTATTGAAAGCCGCGATTTTTTAGCGGAATTTAAAGTTGAAGATGAAACTTTCAGATTGGTGCTTTCAGATCACCACAAATGCCCGAGGTGTTGGAAGTTTGATGCTAAAAATGAAGACGAACTTTGTCCTAGATGTCAAAAGGTGCTGAATGTTAAGTAAGCCGGTAAGTTTTTATATAATTTTCGGCACTATTTTAACTGTGCTGGTGCTAATTTTCATCGGCATTTATTTTGTGAAAAAAGGAAAAAAATGATAACACTGAAAGAGGCTTTAAAACTAAGCAAAGATGAAATTTTGGCTTTAAGAAAAGAGCTGAAAGATAAAATTTTAAAAACTAAAGATTTGGGAGCTTATATAGAGCAATTAACCGGTGAAGACTTAAACGAAAGCGGTAGCGGAATTCCAATTGCCATAAAAGACAATATTCAGGTAAAAAACTGGAGCGTAACAAGTGCTTCAAATATATTACAAGGCTACGTGGCACCTTATGATGCAACCGTAATTACAAAACTCCGTTCTGCCGGTTTTGCTCCGTTCGGCAGAACAAATATGGACGAATTTGCCATGGGAAGCACAACAGAAAGCTCATTTTACGGCAAAACGTTAAATCCGACAGATTATTCAAGGGTTCCTGGAGGAAGTAGCGGCGGAAGCGCGGCAGCCGTTGCGGCAGGGATTGCAGTTGCAGCTCTTGGAAGCGATACCGGCGGAAGTATTCGTCAACCTGCCGCATTTTGCGGTTGCGTAGGTTTTAAACCTACTTACGGCAGAGTTAGCAGATACGGCTTAGCAGCGTATTCAAGCAGTCTTGATCAAATAGGACCGATAACTCAAAATGTAACCGATGCCGCAATTTTATTTGACGTTATTGCAGGTTATGACAAAATGGATAGCACAAGCTATTCAAAAGAGTTTATAAGTACGGCTGACAAACTAAACAGTGATAGAAAACTTACAATTGCCGTAATTGAAAATTTTGTAAATGAAACAAAAGATGAAGTCAAAAGTGCTCTTTTAAAAACAATTGAAAAATTAAAAAGTGCAGGGCATAAAATAATATATAAAAACTTACTTAACTCAAAATACAATATAGCGGCTTATTATATCATTGCTACAGCTGAAGCAAGTACAAATCTAAGCAGATATGACGGCGTAAGATATGGCAATCGCGCAAAAGCAAGTAATCTAAATGAACTTTATGCAAATACAAGAAGCGCAGGATTTGGTGAAGAGGTTCAACGTAGAATGCTTCTTGGAACTTTCGTACTTTCAAGCGGATATTATGACGCTTATTATATAAAAGCACAAAAAGCTCGTGCATATATCAAAAAAGAGTATGAAAAAATTTTAGATGAAGCGGATCTTATATTTATGCCTATCGCTCCAAGTGTGGCTTATAAATTCGGTGAGCTTGCAAATCCGCTTGATGCATATCTGAGCGATGTTTATACAATCGGTGTAAATTTAGCCGGACTTCCTGCTATCAGTGTTCCTATAGCAAAAAACAGTGAAAATTTAAATATTTCGGCTCAACTTATCGGTAGAGCATACGACGAGCAAACCGTTTTAGACGGAGCTTTAAATTTAGAAAAAATTATAAAAGGATAACAACTATGAAAATTTTAAAAAAAGCCTTGACTTTTGAGGACGTTCTACTTGTGCCTCAATACAGTGAAATTTTGCCGAAAAACGTTTCACTTTTTACAAAATTTACACGAAATATTACTCTAAATACTCCTATAGTAAGTGCAGCTATGGATACTGTAACAGAAACAAGAACAGCTATTATGATGGCAAGACTTGGTGGAATCGGCGTAATTCATAAAAATATGGATATCGCTTCACAAGCCAAAATGGTAAAAAGAGTTAAAAAAAGTGAAAGCGGCGTTATTTTGGAT from Campylobacter hominis ATCC BAA-381 carries:
- the ileS gene encoding isoleucine--tRNA ligase: MDYKDTLFLPTTDFAMRGNLPQNEPKRFKAWYNERKVYEKMKAKRQSAGVSFNLHDGPPYANGHLHIGHALNKILKDIIVKTHYFAGENVRYVPGWDCHGLPIEQQIEIKLGGKKNETSKTKIREMCRAHAREFINIQRDEFKDMGIIGDWDDPYITMKFKFEAEIYKGLCEIAKKGLLIERSKPVFWSWAAGSALAEAEVEYKDKEDYSIYIAFDLSDEANKKIGAKGAKAVIWTTTPWTIPANQAICLNPDEIYVLTSENFIFAKHLLENLVQKGISKGKIVKEFASGELENLYAKNPLNDRPSKFILGEHVLMDGGTGLVHTAPGHGEDDYYVSLKYGIETIMPVDDAGKYDETIKTKKLFRDNVVDEFVGMHIFKANEKIVELLGDAVVSVGKFTHSYPYCWRTHKPVIYRATKQWFIAMDKPFKDGKTLREVALNALKEVKFYPEVGRNRITSMIENRPDWCISRQRDWGVPIAFFRDKATKEPIFDDEILNNIYEIFKEKGADAWWELDIGELLPKNCKYEAKNLEKVVDILDVWFDSGSTWRAVLKSGDYDAGEFRADMYLEGSDQHRGWFQSSLLVSSAINETAPYKSILTHGFTVDEKGQKMSKSVGNVIAPQEVAKKYGVEIMRLWVGLSDYSSDLKISDNILKQVSEQYRKIRNTIRFLLANVSDLKEIETNNFTMLDKWILSKANIAFEETNRAFRNYDFSKGFSVLLNFLSADLSGIYLDVCKDRLYCDELDSSRRRSAQSTMVLITRTLLPLIAPTLTYTVDEVMEFAPEIVKNGKKDAFDLVYEPLEFEDFKKNETGELFIESRAKFFEIIDTLKKEKKIKSTLELVLETSSNEILSHDLDEICDWYMVSHMRSIESRDFLAEFKVEDETFRLVLSDHHKCPRCWKFDAKNEDELCPRCQKVLNVK
- the gatA gene encoding Asp-tRNA(Asn)/Glu-tRNA(Gln) amidotransferase subunit GatA, with translation MITLKEALKLSKDEILALRKELKDKILKTKDLGAYIEQLTGEDLNESGSGIPIAIKDNIQVKNWSVTSASNILQGYVAPYDATVITKLRSAGFAPFGRTNMDEFAMGSTTESSFYGKTLNPTDYSRVPGGSSGGSAAAVAAGIAVAALGSDTGGSIRQPAAFCGCVGFKPTYGRVSRYGLAAYSSSLDQIGPITQNVTDAAILFDVIAGYDKMDSTSYSKEFISTADKLNSDRKLTIAVIENFVNETKDEVKSALLKTIEKLKSAGHKIIYKNLLNSKYNIAAYYIIATAEASTNLSRYDGVRYGNRAKASNLNELYANTRSAGFGEEVQRRMLLGTFVLSSGYYDAYYIKAQKARAYIKKEYEKILDEADLIFMPIAPSVAYKFGELANPLDAYLSDVYTIGVNLAGLPAISVPIAKNSENLNISAQLIGRAYDEQTVLDGALNLEKIIKG